A single genomic interval of Brevibacillus brevis harbors:
- a CDS encoding glutathione ABC transporter substrate-binding protein, giving the protein MKKKSFYHTLIAMTIAVSAALAGCSSAQDTSTSAGQAGGTAEAGKTGGTLVIARLSDANNLDPHFLSQIPSAAIVHHKVYEGLVRMDKESKYVPSLASEWKQVDDLTWEFKLRQGVTFHDGAPFNAEAVKATIARVQDPAVGSSRINMFEAIKEVKVVDEYTVQFLLNYPYAPLLSVLASAEGSIISPKAIEQYGKDLSKHPTGTGPYKFEKWTPGQEVVLVRNDSYYGGTPNLDKVVFKTVPEDTTRLAMVETGEVQVAENLPVTDIDRVQNSPSMQLGRYPGFSVDHIGLNTKKKPFDDVRVRQAIAHAIDKKTIIEGVYNNVGTPAHSSITPAMVGYSPNVKDIPYDVEKAKQLLAEAGYPNGFKAKIALNDNKARISVAEVLQQQLKPIGIDLQLDVMEFGAYIDAASKGETDLFMSGWGNATGDPDYNQANLYHSKAHGAPGNHSFYNNPEVDKLIDEGRREPDAEKRKQIYEKAQQIEMNEAPLIPFRFSENLAAIQKNVQGVWISPAGHIEIDEVTIQ; this is encoded by the coding sequence ATGAAAAAGAAGAGCTTTTATCACACGTTGATTGCCATGACAATCGCAGTATCAGCGGCTTTGGCCGGGTGTTCGTCGGCGCAGGATACGTCCACTAGCGCTGGACAAGCAGGGGGTACTGCGGAAGCAGGCAAAACAGGAGGAACCCTCGTCATCGCTCGTCTGTCCGATGCGAACAACCTCGATCCGCATTTTCTATCTCAAATTCCTTCAGCAGCAATCGTTCATCACAAAGTATACGAAGGGCTTGTCCGCATGGATAAAGAAAGCAAATACGTCCCATCTCTGGCAAGTGAGTGGAAGCAGGTCGATGATTTGACATGGGAGTTCAAGCTGCGTCAAGGCGTGACGTTCCATGATGGCGCACCTTTCAATGCGGAAGCGGTAAAGGCAACGATCGCTCGCGTCCAGGACCCTGCCGTTGGCTCGAGCCGGATTAATATGTTTGAAGCAATCAAAGAGGTAAAAGTGGTAGACGAGTACACGGTACAGTTTCTTCTGAATTACCCGTATGCACCGCTCTTATCTGTTTTGGCGAGTGCAGAGGGAAGCATCATCAGCCCGAAAGCCATTGAACAATATGGAAAAGATTTGAGCAAGCATCCAACTGGCACGGGCCCGTACAAATTCGAAAAATGGACGCCGGGCCAAGAAGTGGTTCTCGTGAGAAACGATAGCTACTATGGCGGTACACCAAATTTGGATAAAGTCGTTTTCAAAACCGTACCGGAAGACACAACTCGCCTTGCCATGGTTGAGACAGGAGAAGTTCAAGTGGCAGAAAACCTGCCTGTGACGGACATCGATCGCGTACAAAATTCTCCATCCATGCAATTGGGTCGATACCCTGGGTTCTCTGTCGATCACATCGGATTGAATACAAAGAAAAAGCCATTTGATGATGTGCGTGTCCGCCAAGCCATTGCCCACGCAATCGACAAGAAGACCATTATTGAAGGCGTTTACAACAACGTGGGAACACCAGCTCACTCCTCGATTACACCAGCGATGGTTGGGTACAGTCCGAATGTAAAAGACATTCCGTATGACGTCGAGAAAGCGAAGCAATTGCTCGCAGAGGCTGGATATCCAAACGGCTTCAAAGCAAAAATCGCGTTGAATGACAACAAAGCACGGATTAGCGTAGCGGAGGTTTTGCAGCAACAACTGAAGCCAATCGGTATTGACTTGCAACTGGATGTTATGGAATTCGGGGCTTATATCGATGCAGCATCCAAAGGGGAGACAGACCTGTTCATGAGTGGATGGGGAAATGCTACGGGCGATCCCGATTACAACCAGGCCAACCTGTATCATTCGAAAGCACATGGCGCACCTGGTAATCATTCCTTCTACAATAATCCGGAAGTAGACAAGCTGATTGACGAAGGACGCAGAGAACCAGACGCAGAAAAACGCAAACAAATCTATGAAAAAGCACAACAAATCGAAATGAACGAAGCTCCGCTCATTCCGTTCCGATTCTCCGAGAACCTGGCTGCCATTCAAAAGAATGTACAGGGTGTATGGATTAGCCCTGCTGGCCATATCGAAATTGACGAAGTAACGATTCAGTAA